TCTACACATTCCATCATGCGCTTACGCAAAATTCCATCATGGTCTTGTGCCAGCAGTGAATCCCAACCATTTCCCCAGATAAGCTTAATCACATTCCAGTTATTACCACGGAATCCTGATTCTAGTTCTTGAATGATTTTACCGTTACCACGAACAGGTCCATCAAGACGCTGTAAGTTACAGTTAATCACGAAAATAAGGTTATCAAGCTTTTCACGACCCGCAAGCGAGATTGCCCCTAATGATTCAGGCTCATCCATCTCACCATCACCACAGAAACACCAGACTTTACGACCTTCTGTATTCGCAAGACCTCGTGAATGGAGATATTTTAAGAAACGTGCTTGATAGATTGCTTGAATAGGACCTAATCCCATTGATACCGTTGGGAATTGCCAGAAATCTTTCATTAACCATGGATGCGGATAAGAAGAGAGCCCTTTTTGATCAACTTCACGACGGAAATTATCCATCTGCTCTTCCGTGATACGACCTTCAATAAAGGCGCGTGCATAAATTCCTGGACTAGAATGCCCTTGGAAGAAAATCAAATCGCCATCTTGCGTTTCGGTATTCCCTTTCCAGAAGTGGTTAAAACCGACTTCCCACATCGTCGCAAGTGACGCATAACTCGCAATATGTCCACCTAAGCTTGAATCAATCGCATTTGATCGAACAATCATCGCCATCGAGTTCCAGCGGATATAAGAACGGAGTTTATGCTCTAATTCTGAATTACCTGGGTAACGTGGCTGCTTATCTGCAGGAATGGTATTGATATATTCCGTCGTACCTATAAAGGGAATTTGTACACCATCACGGTGCGCACGCTCAATCACTTTTTCAATTAAAAAATGTGCACGCTCTTCGCCTTCTGTTTCAAGGACACTTTCGATTGAATCGACCCAATCTTGGGTTTCTAATGGGTCGATATCATTCAATAACTTTTGGTCTGCCATAAAATCATCCTCTTTCATTTCAAGCGCTACCGTACTTCACAGCCTCGCTTACTTTGTGAAAACCTAGATAAGCTTTGTCTCATCTAATCCTTTATATGTCTATTTTGTTTCTTTTAATAGATTGATAAAAAATTTTCACACAATTAATAGATGCCCCAAGGAAAGGTGACTTTTCTTGAGGCAAATTAAAATAACTATCATTAACAGTATAACGGATATTCTCTGAAAATTACGCTTATTTTTCTCTTCTAAGCAGACCTTGACCGCTCATAAAAAAGGCTTGATCCACTCACTAAAAACAATTATACGCCCAAATGTTCGCCTAACAGCCTTGATTTAGGACGGCTTTTTCCTTGTATAAAAGTATCTCATTCATTAAAAAACGAGATCCCCTTCATAAAGTAGGCTTCTTGATCACGCTCTTTTACGGTACGAAATAAGCGTTAAATTCTCTTTTCCAGATTCATCCGTTATGGCTATTTTATTTAAGCGTTTCTAAAAACTCTTCATACATCTTGATTCTCATTCTTGCTTCTTTCATTTTATATTCAGCTTCTAACTGATCTTCAAAATCACCTTTGTATTTCGCTTTATCATATTTATACTCCGCCTTAGCAAGATCTTGCTGCGCATCGGCGATTTTTTCTAAAATCTCTTCAGACTTTTCAAGCTTTTTTTCAGCCTCATAATAATCTTTCGCTTTTGCATCCGTAGAATCAATATTTGTTCCGCCACCGCAGTAGGTTTTAACATTAGCAATGGCGCGCTCTAAGCCGCGTATACGATTTGTGTTGTTATATTGCTTTGCATAGCCTAACTGCTTCTCTAAATTTGCAAGTTTTCTCTGACATCCTTGATTAGGCGCTGCCACCGAGATATTTAATGCCAACATCATTCCCACAACTACTGCAATACTTCCTAAATATTTCATATTTCACCTTCTAATAAAATTCTACTAAACATCGATATAAGCCAAAAAAACTTTCTCCGCTAATAGCGTTGTGCATCAATTTTCTCAAATTCAACGTAAAATAAGCTCACTAAATGTAAAGTCTAATTTAGCAAAATTAGGCATAACTTCACAAATACCTTGGTTTTAAACAAAAATATAACGAACAGAGCCACTTTTTGATACCCTAGCTGAGTATATTTTCAGGTTTGGAAATGATCTTTTTCAACATTTAAAGCACTCTTTTTAATTAATAGAATCTGCTTATCAAGTATTGATGATGAATCTCCACAAAACCACTTCACCTTAGATTAGAAAACTCCATGATAAAAATAGAACATCTCAAAAAGTCATATGCAACGAAAGAAGGCGCCAAAATTGCTCTAAACGATATCTCCTTGACAATCAAAGAAGGGATGATTTTTGGGGTTATAGGTCATTCAGGTGCTGGGAAAAGCACTTTAATTCGTTGTTTAAACCTTTTAGAGCGCCCTGACAGCGGCAAGGTTATTATTGATAATATTGATATTACCGAGCTCTCTAATCGTCATTTGATGCATGAGCGCCGGAAAATCGGCATGATATTCCAACATTTTAATCTTCTTTCAAGCCAAACTGTCTATGACAATATCGCTTTTCCCTTACGCCTTGAAAAAATAAGTGAGCGTGACATTAAAAGAAGAGTTGAAGAGCTACTTGATCTTGTGGGGATTAAAGAGCATCAACATAAATATCCAGCACAATTATCTGGCGGGCAAAAACAGCGCGTTGGAATTGCTCGAGCGATTGCTAATGCCCCCAAGGTTCTTCTTTGTGATGAAGCAACTTCAGCACTAGACCCACAAACCACGCAGTCGATTTTAGAACTACTCGTGGATATCAATCAAAAACTCGGGTTAACGATTGTAATTATTACCCATGAGATGGAAGTTATCCGCTCTATCTGCCACCGCGTTGCCGTGATTCATGATAGCCAGATTATTGAAGAAGGCCCAGTTGAAAAAGTTTTCTTACACCCTCAATCAAAAGTCACTCAAGATTTTATCATTGATAAAACAGAGCGAGATGAACTACAAAAATATTTAAAACGCCATCCTGAGCAAGCAGAGTATCTCTACCAACTCTCTTATATCGGCACAGAAGCGTTTGAACCCCACTTAAGCCAGATTATTAAAAAGAGTAATATTGATCTCTCTATTCTCTCAGGCTCTATTAGCTATATTCGAGATATCCCTTATGGACAACTCGTGGTGGCATTAAGCGGAGAGCCTAAAGAGACAATGCAAGCAATCTCCCTTTTTAATGCTCGTGGCATCTCCACAACTCCCCTTTTTAGACAACTCTCTTCTCCATCTAACTCCTTAGATACTCAAGGAGATAATTAATATGACAGATTTTATTAACGCGCTTAGTAATACACAATATTGGACGATTATTTGGGATAACACACTCATTACCCTCATAATGCTTGGGTTTACCTGGTTATTTACTATTTTAATAGGGCTCCCATGGGGCATTGCGCTATTTCTCTCATCCCCTTCACAACTACTTTCAAGCCCTAAGTTTTATCGTGTATTCTCTTTCATCACCAATATCTTAAGATCCATTCCTTTTTTAATCTTGATTGTAGTGCTTTTACCCTTAACCTTTCAATTAATGGGAACAAAAATGGGAATTAAAGGGGCTATATTTCCCCTAGTCATAGGCTCTGCGCCTTTTTTCGCAAGACTTTCCGAAACGGCTTTCAGAGAGGTGGATAAAGGAGTCATTGAGGCAGCGCAAAGTATGGGGACCCCACTTCGTACCATTATCTTCAAAGTACTTTTGCCGGAGGCAAGACCTAGCATTATTGCCGGCATTACAGTTACCGGCATTCTAATTCTCTCCTATACCGCAATGGCAGGAACGGTCGGTGCTGGCGGACTTGGAGATGTTGCGGTTCGTTTTGGATTTCACCGAAATATGGCCGAGCTGATGTATCTGATCGTCCTCGTGCTAATTGTTATGGTACAAATTATGCAGTGGGTAGGAGATTGGCTCGTGAGGCACTATACTCGTAAATAACCGATAACGTTAAAGAGGCTTGTGAAATAATTCACGAGCCTTTTCCTTAAGTAACCATTAAAAAAATCTAGGCGCAGCTAGATTATCCCACTACAATAAAATGCTACGCCTCTTCACCATAATGGATAATGGCGATACAAATATATTTTTATTCATCCCCTTTTCAACTGGAGATATTTTATGAAAAAAATCAATGCGGCAATTATTGGCTACGGCAACATTGGTCGTTATGTTCTTAACGCTTTAGAGTCCGCTCCTGATTTTAAAGTTGCCGGCATTGTCCGCCGAGAAGCGACCCCCATAGAAGGCATTAACTACCCTGTTGTCACAGATGTTACTGCCTTAAAGGATGTCGATATTGCCATTCTTTGCGTTCCAAGTCGCCATATTAAAGCCTACGCCACAGAAATGCTCGAAAAAGGCATTCACACCGTGGATAGTTTCGATATTCATACAGATATTGCAGCAATGCGCCGTGAGCTTGATGTGATTGCTAAGAAAAATAATCGTAGTGCTATTATTTCAGCTGGCTGGGATCCTGGTTCTGATTCGATTATCCGCACACTCCTCTTAGCAGCAGCTCCAAAAGGCATCACCTATACAAACTTTGGTCCTGGCATGAGTATGGGACACTCAACAGCGGTTAAAGCTATTGATGGCGTTAAAGACGCGCTTTCAATGACAATCCCTATCGGAACAGGACAACATCGCCGTATGGTTTATATTGAGATTGAAGAAGGCCTTGACTTTGAAACAGTAAAATCAACCATCTTAAATGATGATTACTTTAAAAAAGATGATACGGTCATCCAACAAGTAGACTCTATCGAGCCACTAAAAGATGCAGGTCATGGCGTAACTATCACCCGAAAAGGGGTTTCAGGATCTACGGATAATCAACTTTTTGAGTTTGATATGCGTGTTAACAATCCTGCCTTAACAGCTCAAATCCTAGTTTCAACGGCCAGAGCGGCTACAAAACAGATGCCAGGCGCTTACACGATGATCGAAATCCCTATAATTGATCTTTTACCTGGCGACCGTGACGAACTCATTACAGCACTTGTATAACGTCTATAGTGAAATAGGATTAAGAGAAGCCTTTAATTAAAATGGCAAGGATGAGATAGCAAAAGAGTGCAAGCAGCCCCTTTCGCCCCTAGATCTCCTCTTAAACTAAAGATAGTATAAATAGCTACTTTAAAAAACTCAGCAATATTAGATGCATGTCACGGCATCTAATATTTTTTTAGCTATCATTTAGTATGCCCTTAAAAATATTCTCTTTAGATGTTGACCATTAAATATTAAAGATATATGTTTAATATACTATAGAGTTATTTATCGAGGACATATATAGTAAAACGGGTTTAAAAGGGACTGAATCAGATTGCCAGATCATCCGCAATGAGAAGCTCAAAGCCGCTCTATCTGGAATCTTGCAAGCTAATTGGATTCACGTTGCACTATTTTACTTTTAAAATAGCGCTTCTTAAACCGAATCGACTATAACGGGCACTCTAAAAGAAATAGGCCTAACAATTGCATTCACCGATAAATATCGC
The nucleotide sequence above comes from Ignatzschineria rhizosphaerae. Encoded proteins:
- a CDS encoding methionine ABC transporter ATP-binding protein is translated as MIKIEHLKKSYATKEGAKIALNDISLTIKEGMIFGVIGHSGAGKSTLIRCLNLLERPDSGKVIIDNIDITELSNRHLMHERRKIGMIFQHFNLLSSQTVYDNIAFPLRLEKISERDIKRRVEELLDLVGIKEHQHKYPAQLSGGQKQRVGIARAIANAPKVLLCDEATSALDPQTTQSILELLVDINQKLGLTIVIITHEMEVIRSICHRVAVIHDSQIIEEGPVEKVFLHPQSKVTQDFIIDKTERDELQKYLKRHPEQAEYLYQLSYIGTEAFEPHLSQIIKKSNIDLSILSGSISYIRDIPYGQLVVALSGEPKETMQAISLFNARGISTTPLFRQLSSPSNSLDTQGDN
- a CDS encoding DUF1090 domain-containing protein: MKYLGSIAVVVGMMLALNISVAAPNQGCQRKLANLEKQLGYAKQYNNTNRIRGLERAIANVKTYCGGGTNIDSTDAKAKDYYEAEKKLEKSEEILEKIADAQQDLAKAEYKYDKAKYKGDFEDQLEAEYKMKEARMRIKMYEEFLETLK
- a CDS encoding methionine ABC transporter permease, whose protein sequence is MTDFINALSNTQYWTIIWDNTLITLIMLGFTWLFTILIGLPWGIALFLSSPSQLLSSPKFYRVFSFITNILRSIPFLILIVVLLPLTFQLMGTKMGIKGAIFPLVIGSAPFFARLSETAFREVDKGVIEAAQSMGTPLRTIIFKVLLPEARPSIIAGITVTGILILSYTAMAGTVGAGGLGDVAVRFGFHRNMAELMYLIVLVLIVMVQIMQWVGDWLVRHYTRK
- a CDS encoding diaminopimelate dehydrogenase; protein product: MKKINAAIIGYGNIGRYVLNALESAPDFKVAGIVRREATPIEGINYPVVTDVTALKDVDIAILCVPSRHIKAYATEMLEKGIHTVDSFDIHTDIAAMRRELDVIAKKNNRSAIISAGWDPGSDSIIRTLLLAAAPKGITYTNFGPGMSMGHSTAVKAIDGVKDALSMTIPIGTGQHRRMVYIEIEEGLDFETVKSTILNDDYFKKDDTVIQQVDSIEPLKDAGHGVTITRKGVSGSTDNQLFEFDMRVNNPALTAQILVSTARAATKQMPGAYTMIEIPIIDLLPGDRDELITALV